The following are encoded in a window of Nitrososphaerota archaeon genomic DNA:
- a CDS encoding hydroxymethylglutaryl-CoA synthase, giving the protein SGSSPTGLCKVLDQAKPEERILLVSFGSGAGADAFSIIVQDCIEEKRDLAPKVEYYLNRKIFLSYGRYSRHMSLIRGVNYA; this is encoded by the coding sequence ATTCAGGTTCTTCACCTACTGGTTTATGCAAAGTTCTAGATCAAGCAAAACCTGAAGAAAGAATATTATTAGTTTCTTTTGGATCAGGAGCTGGAGCAGATGCTTTTAGCATAATTGTTCAAGATTGCATTGAAGAAAAAAGAGACCTTGCACCAAAAGTTGAATATTATTTAAATAGAAAAATATTTTTATCCTATGGGAGATATAGCAGACATATGTCATTAATAAGAGGTGTAAATTATGCGTGA